One region of Pseudomonas sp. B21-040 genomic DNA includes:
- the gatC gene encoding Asp-tRNA(Asn)/Glu-tRNA(Gln) amidotransferase subunit GatC codes for MALERSDVEKIAHLACLGLNDADLPQITSALNSILGLVDEMQAVNTDGIEPLAHPLEASQRLRADVVTETNHREAYQSIAPAVENGLYLVPKVID; via the coding sequence ATGGCGCTTGAACGCTCCGACGTGGAAAAAATCGCTCATTTGGCCTGCCTGGGCCTCAATGATGCCGATCTTCCACAAATCACCTCGGCCCTGAATAGCATTCTGGGTCTGGTCGACGAAATGCAGGCGGTCAATACCGACGGTATCGAGCCGCTGGCCCACCCACTGGAAGCCAGCCAGCGCCTGCGCGCAGACGTCGTGACCGAGACCAATCATCGCGAGGCCTATCAGTCCATCGCACCAGCGGTCGAAAACGGCCTGTACCTGGTTCCGAAAGTCATCGACTAA